A window of the Thermoanaerobaculales bacterium genome harbors these coding sequences:
- a CDS encoding GTPase domain-containing protein, with amino-acid sequence MVFFNYALRKLNAKIVYYGPGLCGKTTNLQWIHDHFEGGQRGKMISLSTEGDRTIFFDLLPLEIGAIRGMDVTLQLYTVPGQVHYNSTRQLVLRGADGVVFVADSQSTMRGSNVDSLRNLEENLSLQGVALAEFPHVLQFNKRDLGDLISVDELDAELNRSSVPFFEAVATEGVGVQETLEGIVKLVMRNLRERYEPVVAAGIAGPDIGPAPLDVEVPVVPIRAAAPPIAARVPPPPPLQPRRPLATPMPAGRAVYTAASRAGLQDDVPTRVYPEGRQPAAEPTAPGGFWEDDDSRPAGRERPLEPPSPAAKAREDFGFAMPFADLESTTDVGRALETEPAPPPVEPPLEEYRHAGDELERVAAALQAEPASPFEVGDLTPEPMTADSVFRAAAPPAERVAEAAEAIDRPPSWPARLRGTVDDLVASVLGQRPVRGATTEAPPPSEVPELRDELEAELAGLAAAPPAPGTEAEQVAADLDWWEPVEPGKSAEEEVVLVEGSGREPEAAEPAAPRQAAEGWFAEPVTDGAREPIEEPGGPFGEDAISYHDAEVQQLVAEHERFLADERVDVSPPPLAERDWYEAHTAETLEAEGEPAASVEPLPAVRPETVWAVEPPAAPPAGAAEFSRELAARHGLITLGEGDPFGEFVDEQPTPVRREIEPQVEIAPPSFHSLVRADDNQLHLRLHGTGAIAESGQVRALDIEVPVPGPWVGNRRVTLQLRLTLSPVAEDDDGGSVGAP; translated from the coding sequence ATGGTTTTCTTCAACTACGCGTTGCGCAAGCTCAACGCCAAGATCGTCTACTACGGTCCTGGCCTGTGCGGCAAGACGACGAACCTGCAGTGGATCCACGACCACTTCGAGGGCGGCCAGCGCGGCAAGATGATCTCGCTCTCCACCGAGGGCGACCGCACCATCTTCTTCGACCTGCTGCCGCTCGAGATCGGCGCGATTCGCGGCATGGACGTGACGCTGCAGCTGTACACCGTCCCCGGCCAGGTGCACTACAACTCGACCCGACAGCTGGTCCTGCGCGGCGCGGATGGGGTGGTGTTCGTTGCCGACTCGCAGTCGACGATGCGCGGCTCCAACGTCGACTCGCTGCGCAACCTCGAGGAGAATCTCTCCCTGCAGGGCGTCGCCCTGGCGGAGTTTCCCCATGTCCTCCAGTTCAACAAGCGGGACCTCGGCGACCTGATCAGCGTCGACGAGCTGGACGCGGAGCTCAACCGGTCCTCGGTGCCGTTCTTCGAGGCCGTCGCCACCGAGGGCGTCGGCGTGCAGGAGACGCTGGAGGGGATCGTCAAGCTGGTGATGCGCAACCTCCGCGAGCGCTACGAGCCGGTGGTGGCGGCCGGCATCGCCGGGCCCGACATCGGCCCGGCGCCGCTCGACGTCGAGGTGCCGGTGGTGCCGATCCGCGCGGCGGCGCCGCCGATTGCCGCTCGAGTGCCGCCACCGCCGCCGCTGCAACCGCGGCGGCCGCTGGCGACGCCGATGCCTGCGGGCCGGGCGGTCTACACCGCCGCCAGCCGGGCCGGGCTGCAGGACGACGTGCCGACCCGGGTCTACCCGGAGGGCCGGCAGCCGGCCGCGGAGCCGACGGCGCCGGGAGGGTTCTGGGAGGACGACGACAGCAGGCCGGCCGGCCGCGAACGGCCCCTTGAGCCCCCGTCTCCGGCCGCGAAGGCGCGTGAGGACTTCGGTTTCGCGATGCCCTTTGCCGACCTGGAGAGCACGACCGACGTCGGCAGGGCCCTCGAGACCGAGCCGGCGCCACCTCCCGTCGAACCGCCGCTCGAGGAGTATCGTCACGCCGGTGACGAGCTCGAGCGGGTGGCGGCCGCGCTCCAGGCCGAGCCGGCCTCGCCCTTCGAGGTCGGCGACCTGACGCCGGAGCCGATGACCGCCGACAGCGTCTTCCGTGCCGCGGCGCCGCCCGCCGAACGGGTGGCGGAGGCGGCGGAGGCGATCGACCGCCCGCCCTCCTGGCCGGCGCGGCTGCGCGGCACGGTTGACGACCTGGTGGCCAGCGTGCTCGGGCAGCGTCCGGTCCGCGGCGCGACGACCGAGGCCCCCCCGCCGAGCGAGGTCCCCGAGCTGCGGGACGAGCTGGAGGCTGAGCTGGCCGGTCTGGCGGCCGCGCCACCCGCGCCCGGCACAGAGGCCGAGCAGGTGGCCGCCGACCTGGACTGGTGGGAGCCGGTGGAGCCCGGGAAGAGCGCCGAGGAGGAGGTCGTCCTCGTCGAGGGCAGCGGGCGCGAGCCGGAGGCCGCAGAGCCCGCCGCGCCCCGGCAGGCGGCCGAGGGGTGGTTCGCCGAGCCGGTCACTGACGGCGCTCGCGAGCCCATCGAGGAGCCTGGCGGGCCGTTCGGCGAGGACGCCATCTCGTACCACGATGCGGAGGTGCAGCAGCTCGTGGCCGAGCACGAGCGCTTCCTCGCCGACGAGCGGGTCGACGTCTCACCGCCCCCGCTCGCCGAGCGGGACTGGTACGAGGCGCACACGGCAGAGACGCTGGAGGCGGAGGGCGAGCCGGCTGCCAGTGTGGAGCCGCTGCCTGCCGTCCGGCCGGAGACGGTGTGGGCCGTCGAGCCGCCGGCCGCGCCCCCCGCCGGGGCCGCCGAATTCAGCCGCGAGCTGGCGGCGCGGCACGGCCTGATCACGCTGGGCGAGGGGGACCCCTTCGGCGAGTTCGTGGACGAGCAGCCGACGCCGGTCCGACGGGAGATCGAGCCGCAGGTCGAGATCGCCCCACCGTCGTTCCACAGCCTGGTGCGGGCCGACGACAACCAGCTCCACCTCCGGCTCCACGGCACCGGCGCGATCGCAGAGTCCGGGCAGGTGCGAGCGCTCGACATCGAGGTCCCGGTGCCGGGTCCCTGGGTCGGCAACCGGCGTGTTACCCTGCAGCTGCGACTGACCCTGTCGCCGGTCGCGGAGGATGACGATGGCGGATCAGTTGGTGCTCCCTGA
- a CDS encoding MerR family transcriptional regulator, with protein sequence MADQLVLPEGQDSFKLNEVCKLANVQPYMLRFWGTEFEQLEAAKSGTGQRLYSRDQVELILEIRRLLFDEGLTIAGARKRIGSSHGTARPAPPAEPVVEAAPAAAAEAAEPPAPEPEPAPALPPRRAALAEKLAADEAAPLLSTLRTVRTEVAKIVAELKRP encoded by the coding sequence ATGGCGGATCAGTTGGTGCTCCCTGAGGGGCAGGACAGCTTCAAGCTGAACGAGGTCTGCAAGCTTGCCAACGTCCAGCCCTACATGCTGCGGTTCTGGGGCACCGAGTTCGAGCAGCTCGAGGCGGCCAAGAGCGGCACCGGCCAGCGCCTCTACTCCCGGGACCAGGTCGAGCTGATCCTCGAGATCCGCCGCCTGCTGTTCGACGAGGGCCTGACCATCGCCGGCGCCCGCAAGCGCATCGGCTCGTCGCACGGAACCGCGCGCCCGGCCCCGCCCGCGGAGCCTGTGGTCGAGGCGGCGCCCGCCGCCGCGGCCGAGGCCGCCGAGCCGCCCGCGCCGGAGCCCGAGCCGGCGCCGGCGCTGCCGCCGCGCCGGGCGGCTCTCGCCGAGAAGCTGGCCGCCGACGAGGCGGCGCCGCTGCTTTCGACGCTGCGCACCGTTCGCACCGAGGTTGCCAAGATCGTCGCCGAGCTGAAGCGCCCGTAG